A portion of the Streptomyces sp. NBC_01335 genome contains these proteins:
- the galE gene encoding UDP-glucose 4-epimerase GalE translates to MSSSTPKKYLVTGGAGYVGSVVATHLLEAGHTVTVLDDLSTGFREGVPQGAEFIEGRIQDAAKWLDPSYDAVLHFAAFSQVGESVVNPEKYWLNNVGGTTALLAAMRDAGVRTLVFSSTAATYGEPVSSPITETDPTAPTNPYGATKLAVDHMITGEAAAHGLAAVSLRYFNVAGAYGNTGERHDPESHLIPLVLQVALGERESINVYGDDYPTPDGTCVRDYIHVADLAEAHLLALGAATSGEHLICNLGNGNGFSVRQVIETVREVTGHPIPETAAPRRAGDPAVLVASAATARERLGWTPSRPDLAGIVADAWAFARREETTA, encoded by the coding sequence GTGAGCAGCAGCACCCCGAAGAAGTACCTGGTCACCGGCGGCGCCGGTTACGTGGGCAGCGTGGTCGCCACCCACCTGCTGGAGGCCGGGCACACCGTCACCGTGCTCGACGACCTCTCCACCGGCTTCCGGGAGGGCGTCCCGCAGGGCGCCGAGTTCATCGAGGGCCGCATCCAGGACGCCGCGAAGTGGCTCGACCCCTCCTACGACGCCGTCCTGCACTTCGCCGCGTTCTCCCAGGTCGGCGAGTCCGTCGTGAACCCGGAGAAGTACTGGCTCAACAACGTCGGCGGCACCACCGCGCTGCTCGCCGCGATGCGGGACGCCGGGGTGCGCACCCTCGTCTTCTCCTCCACCGCCGCCACCTACGGCGAGCCGGTCTCCAGCCCCATCACGGAGACCGACCCGACCGCCCCCACCAACCCGTACGGCGCGACCAAGCTCGCCGTCGACCACATGATCACCGGCGAGGCCGCCGCCCACGGGCTGGCCGCCGTCTCGCTCCGCTACTTCAACGTGGCCGGCGCGTACGGGAACACCGGGGAGCGCCACGACCCCGAGTCCCACCTCATCCCGCTGGTCCTCCAGGTCGCCCTCGGCGAGCGCGAGTCGATCAACGTCTACGGCGACGACTACCCCACCCCCGACGGCACCTGCGTCCGCGACTACATCCACGTCGCCGACCTCGCCGAAGCGCACCTCCTCGCGCTGGGCGCCGCCACCTCGGGCGAGCACCTCATCTGCAACCTGGGCAACGGCAACGGCTTCTCGGTCCGCCAGGTCATCGAGACCGTCCGCGAGGTCACCGGCCACCCGATCCCGGAGACCGCCGCCCCGCGCCGCGCCGGCGACCCGGCCGTCCTCGTCGCCTCCGCCGCCACCGCCCGCGAGCGCCTGGGCTGGACGCCGAGCCGCCCGGACCTGGCCGGTATCGTCGCGGACGCCTGGGCGTTCGCCCGCCGAGAGGAGACCACCGCATAA
- the galK gene encoding galactokinase has product MTGTPESTAAEAVATTGPLGQDEFTASFRALYGTEPEGVWAAPGRVNLIGEYTDFNDGFVMPLALPHTARAAVARRTDGQLRLHSTDVPGGIVQLAVDGLTPNEGHGWAAYPAGVVWALRRAGHEITGADIQVTSTVPTGAGLSSSAALEVVVALALNDLFGLGLTAAELAVLGQAAENDFVGVPCGVMDQMASACCTDGHALHLDTRDLAVRQVPFDLAAHGLRLLVVDTRVKHALGDGAYAERRAGCEEGARLLGLGKLRELAHEDLPDALARLEAAGADESVVRYVRHVVSDNARVEQVIALLDAGDVRAAGPVLTQGHTSLRDDLRVSCDELDLAVATANAAGALGARMTGGGFGGSAIVLVEESDAEAVTKSVLDAFAAAGHAAPGVFAAVPSAGARRLV; this is encoded by the coding sequence ATGACCGGGACACCCGAGAGCACCGCCGCCGAGGCCGTCGCGACCACCGGACCGCTGGGCCAGGACGAGTTCACCGCCTCCTTCCGCGCGCTGTACGGCACCGAGCCCGAAGGGGTCTGGGCCGCCCCCGGGCGCGTCAACCTCATAGGCGAGTACACCGACTTCAACGACGGCTTCGTCATGCCGCTCGCCCTCCCGCACACCGCCCGTGCCGCCGTCGCCCGGCGCACCGACGGCCAGCTGCGGCTGCACTCCACCGACGTACCCGGCGGCATCGTGCAGCTCGCCGTCGACGGCCTGACCCCCAACGAGGGCCACGGCTGGGCCGCGTACCCCGCGGGTGTCGTCTGGGCGCTGCGCCGCGCCGGGCACGAGATCACCGGCGCGGACATCCAGGTCACCTCCACCGTGCCGACCGGCGCCGGGCTCTCCTCGTCCGCCGCCCTCGAAGTGGTCGTCGCCCTCGCCCTGAACGACCTCTTCGGCCTCGGCCTGACCGCCGCCGAACTGGCCGTCCTCGGCCAGGCCGCCGAGAACGACTTCGTCGGCGTGCCCTGCGGTGTCATGGACCAGATGGCGTCCGCCTGCTGCACCGACGGTCACGCCCTCCACCTGGACACCCGCGACCTCGCCGTGCGCCAGGTCCCCTTCGACCTCGCCGCGCACGGGCTGCGGCTGCTGGTCGTGGACACCCGCGTCAAGCACGCACTGGGAGACGGCGCCTACGCCGAGCGCCGGGCCGGCTGCGAGGAGGGCGCCCGCCTGCTCGGGCTGGGCAAGCTCCGCGAGCTGGCTCACGAGGACCTCCCCGACGCCCTCGCCCGCCTGGAGGCGGCCGGCGCGGACGAGTCCGTCGTCCGCTACGTACGCCACGTGGTCAGCGACAACGCCCGGGTGGAGCAGGTCATCGCCCTGCTCGACGCCGGGGACGTCCGCGCGGCGGGTCCGGTGCTCACCCAGGGCCACACCTCGCTCCGCGACGACCTGCGGGTCTCCTGCGACGAGCTGGACCTCGCCGTGGCGACCGCGAACGCGGCCGGGGCGCTCGGCGCCCGCATGACCGGCGGCGGCTTCGGCGGCTCGGCGATCGTGCTGGTCGAGGAGTCCGACGCCGAGGCGGTCACCAAGTCGGTGCTCGACGCCTTCGCGGCGGCCGGCCACGCCGCCCCGGGCGTCTTCGCCGCCGTCCCCTCGGCGGGCGCGCGCCGCCTGGTCTGA